The proteins below are encoded in one region of Bacteroides uniformis:
- the nadB gene encoding L-aspartate oxidase, with product MVRKFDFLVIGSGLAGMSFALKVAHKGTVALICKAGLEEANTYFAQGGIASVTNLAVDNFEKHIEDTMIAGDWISDREAVEKVVRNAPEQIKELIKWGVNFDKKEDGEFDLHKEGGHSEFRILHHKDNTGAEIQTSLIEAVKQHPNITVLTDHYAVEIITQHHQGIIVTRHTPGIKCYGAYVLNEATGEVDTFLSKVTIMATGGCEAVYRHTTNPLVATGDGIAMVYRAKGAVKDMEFIQFHPTALFHPGDRPSFLITEAMRGYGGVLRTKDGKEFMQKYDPRLSLAPRDIVARAIDNEMKQRGEDHVYLDVTHKDPEETKKHFPNIYKKCLSIGIDITKEYIPVAPAAHYLCGGIKVDLDGQSSIRRLYAIGECSCTGLHGGNRLASNSLIEAVVYADAAAKHALSVLERYDFNEDIPEWNDEGTISTEERVLITQSMKEVNQIMEAYVGIVRSNTRLTRAWNRLDILYEETEALFKRSKATRELCELRNMINVGYLITKQAMERKESRGLHYTIDYPHAKK from the coding sequence ATGGTAAGAAAGTTCGATTTTCTCGTTATCGGCTCCGGACTTGCCGGTATGAGTTTTGCGCTGAAAGTAGCGCATAAAGGAACAGTAGCCCTCATTTGTAAGGCAGGTTTGGAAGAGGCAAACACTTATTTTGCACAAGGAGGTATCGCCTCTGTCACCAATCTGGCCGTAGACAATTTTGAAAAGCATATCGAAGATACCATGATTGCGGGTGACTGGATAAGCGACCGTGAAGCCGTAGAGAAGGTGGTGCGCAATGCCCCCGAACAAATCAAGGAGCTTATCAAATGGGGAGTGAACTTCGACAAAAAGGAGGACGGAGAGTTTGACCTGCACAAAGAAGGCGGCCACTCCGAATTCCGCATCCTCCACCATAAGGACAATACGGGTGCAGAGATACAGACCAGCCTCATTGAAGCTGTGAAGCAACACCCCAACATCACCGTACTGACCGACCATTACGCTGTGGAAATCATTACCCAGCATCACCAGGGAATCATCGTTACCCGCCACACCCCCGGCATCAAGTGCTACGGTGCCTATGTGCTGAACGAAGCGACGGGCGAGGTGGATACCTTCCTTTCCAAAGTCACCATCATGGCAACGGGCGGTTGCGAAGCCGTTTACCGCCATACCACCAACCCGCTGGTGGCCACGGGAGACGGCATTGCCATGGTCTACCGTGCCAAGGGAGCAGTGAAAGACATGGAATTCATCCAGTTCCATCCCACAGCCCTTTTCCATCCGGGAGACCGCCCCTCGTTCCTCATCACCGAAGCCATGCGCGGTTATGGCGGCGTGCTGCGTACCAAAGACGGAAAAGAATTCATGCAGAAGTACGACCCGCGACTCTCACTGGCCCCGCGTGACATCGTGGCGCGTGCCATCGACAACGAAATGAAACAGCGCGGTGAGGACCATGTGTATCTGGACGTCACCCACAAAGACCCCGAAGAAACCAAGAAGCACTTCCCTAACATATACAAGAAATGCCTCAGCATCGGTATAGACATTACAAAGGAATACATACCGGTAGCCCCCGCCGCCCATTATCTCTGCGGTGGCATCAAGGTGGATTTGGACGGACAGAGCAGCATCCGCCGCCTGTACGCCATCGGCGAATGTTCGTGCACCGGACTGCATGGCGGCAACCGTCTGGCAAGCAACTCACTGATTGAAGCCGTGGTTTATGCCGACGCGGCAGCCAAACACGCGCTGAGCGTACTGGAACGTTATGACTTCAACGAAGACATTCCCGAATGGAACGACGAAGGTACCATTTCCACCGAAGAACGTGTCCTCATCACACAAAGCATGAAGGAAGTGAACCAGATTATGGAGGCATACGTAGGCATTGTCCGCAGCAATACCCGGTTGACACGTGCCTGGAACCGACTGGACATACTTTACGAGGAGACAGAAGCACTCTTCAAGCGGAGCAAGGCTACCCGAGAGCTGTGCGAACTGCGCAACATGATAAACGTAGGATACCTGATAACAAAGCAAGCCATGGAACGCAAGGAAAGCCGCGGACTGCACTACACGATAGACTATCCGCACGCCAAGAAATAA